The following are encoded in a window of Bradyrhizobium sp. WBOS07 genomic DNA:
- a CDS encoding TetR/AcrR family transcriptional regulator, which yields MTASVRDDLLAAGLAVFDRVGFEAATVAAIRARARASNGSFFHAFGSKKELAGALFLEVLRHYHAAVLAALDPVPAAEQGIDRLIRAHLDWVVTSRREARYLFEISRSEWGEDVRDAQRAQNARLADGIERWRAPLVAGGELLPMTPAMFVSQLIGPAQIFCRAFLSGRDRADPRAEADTLIACAIRALRPHDRIDKH from the coding sequence ATGACGGCGAGCGTGCGAGACGATTTGTTGGCAGCCGGGCTGGCCGTGTTCGACCGCGTCGGCTTCGAAGCTGCGACGGTGGCCGCGATCCGTGCCCGGGCGCGGGCCTCCAATGGCAGCTTCTTTCACGCCTTCGGCTCGAAGAAGGAGCTTGCCGGTGCGCTGTTCCTGGAGGTCTTGCGGCACTATCACGCCGCGGTGCTGGCCGCGCTCGATCCTGTGCCCGCGGCGGAGCAGGGCATCGATCGGCTGATCCGGGCACATCTTGACTGGGTCGTGACCAGCCGGCGCGAGGCGCGCTACCTGTTCGAGATTTCGCGCAGCGAATGGGGCGAGGACGTCCGCGACGCCCAGCGCGCGCAGAATGCACGCCTTGCCGACGGCATCGAGCGCTGGCGCGCGCCGCTGGTTGCAGGCGGCGAGCTCTTGCCGATGACGCCAGCGATGTTCGTCAGCCAGCTCATCGGTCCGGCGCAGATTTTCTGCCGCGCCTTCCTGTCGGGACGCGACCGCGCCGATCCGCGCGCCGAGGCCGACACGCTGATCGCCTGCGCCATCCGTGCGCTGCGGCCACACGATCGCATCGACAAGCACTAA
- a CDS encoding PaaI family thioesterase: protein MRAEADPEFAAVAAHIHANVGRQGFMNLVGAELSELTRGTCTIAVDRRPELLQQHGFFHGGVTAFLVDNATTIAAATSRGQPALTAEYKLNLLSPAVGEKLICRARVIKPGRQVSVVAADVFCVSEGVEKHTATALASIAMLSEDVAAKTKIPAA, encoded by the coding sequence ATGCGCGCCGAAGCAGATCCGGAATTCGCGGCCGTTGCCGCGCACATTCATGCCAATGTCGGCCGGCAGGGCTTCATGAATTTGGTCGGCGCCGAGCTGTCGGAATTGACGCGCGGCACCTGCACGATTGCCGTGGATCGCCGGCCGGAGCTGCTGCAGCAGCACGGCTTCTTCCACGGCGGCGTCACCGCCTTCCTGGTCGACAACGCCACGACGATCGCAGCCGCCACCTCGCGCGGCCAGCCGGCGCTGACGGCAGAATACAAGCTCAATCTGCTCTCGCCCGCGGTCGGCGAGAAGCTGATCTGCCGGGCCCGCGTGATCAAGCCGGGCCGTCAGGTCTCGGTGGTCGCCGCCGACGTGTTCTGCGTCAGCGAGGGTGTCGAGAAGCACACGGCAACGGCGCTGGCCTCGATCGCGATGCTGAGCGAGGACGTCGCTGCGAAAACGAAAATCCCGGCCGCCTGA
- a CDS encoding potassium channel family protein, producing MTVSSLRSKVRRLYEGATPSGVRFRYALLVFDIVTVLFIIATSFLHPSEIIETLDVVFGMLLLADFSARLLVGRHPFRRFRQLATWADMVAIVSFLAPLAGEAGGFLRILRTLGMLRDYQMLVRLRIDSPFFRRNEEVIFAVTNLAVFIFVMTGIVYETQKFRNDQIHNYADALYFTVTALTTTGFGDITLPGTVGRLITVVIMIFGVTLFFNLARALLSPNKVRFSCPACGLQRHDADAVHCKACGKLLNIPDEGAV from the coding sequence GTGACCGTCTCGTCTCTCAGAAGCAAAGTCCGCCGCCTGTACGAGGGCGCAACGCCGAGCGGCGTGCGCTTCCGCTATGCGCTGCTCGTGTTCGATATCGTGACGGTGTTGTTCATCATTGCCACCTCGTTCCTGCATCCCAGCGAGATCATCGAAACGCTCGACGTTGTGTTCGGCATGCTGCTGCTGGCCGACTTCTCGGCGCGGCTCCTCGTCGGCCGGCATCCGTTTCGGAGGTTCCGTCAGCTCGCGACCTGGGCCGACATGGTTGCGATCGTATCCTTCCTGGCACCGCTTGCCGGCGAGGCGGGCGGGTTTCTCCGGATCCTGCGAACGCTGGGGATGCTGCGCGACTACCAGATGCTGGTGCGGCTGCGCATCGATTCTCCGTTCTTTCGTCGCAACGAAGAGGTCATCTTCGCCGTCACCAACCTCGCCGTTTTCATCTTCGTCATGACCGGGATCGTTTACGAGACCCAGAAGTTTCGCAACGATCAGATCCACAATTATGCCGATGCGCTGTATTTCACGGTCACGGCGCTTACGACGACCGGCTTCGGAGACATCACCCTGCCGGGTACGGTCGGTCGTCTCATCACCGTCGTGATCATGATCTTCGGGGTGACCCTGTTCTTCAATCTTGCCCGCGCGCTGCTCAGTCCTAACAAGGTGCGGTTTTCGTGTCCGGCCTGCGGGCTCCAGCGGCACGATGCCGACGCCGTGCATTGCAAGGCTTGCGGCAAGCTTCTCAATATTCCGGACGAAGGCGCGGTGTGA
- the rpsR gene encoding 30S ribosomal protein S18 has product MAEAGARRPFFRRRKSCPFTGANAPKIDYKDSKLLMRYVSERGKIVPSRITAVSAKKQRELARAIKRARFLGLLPYVIR; this is encoded by the coding sequence ATGGCTGAAGCTGGTGCACGCCGCCCGTTTTTCCGTCGTCGCAAGAGCTGCCCGTTCACGGGCGCCAATGCCCCGAAGATCGACTACAAGGACTCCAAGCTCCTGATGCGTTACGTCTCCGAGCGCGGCAAGATCGTGCCGAGCCGCATCACGGCGGTGTCCGCGAAGAAGCAACGTGAGCTCGCCCGCGCCATCAAGCGCGCGCGGTTCCTGGGCCTCTTGCCCTACGTCATTCGCTAA
- a CDS encoding DUF2232 domain-containing protein, with protein sequence MMVFALIGLIAGAASALMFASIISGALISLVLFYLAPLPLMVAAIGWGPLCASLGGIAAAISLGALFGLPYGIAFALTVALPAWWLGHLALLSRPVGAVAPEAAAEPAAAPELEWYPVGRILLWLAGFATLTTLAALLTLGTDAETILGTLRRGLMRLLRATDPQTSGEAGQFVDALVRMAPAGATVIAMMTLTLNLWLSAKITATSGRLRRPWPDLKTAELPPMTLVALCIALAFCFTGGLVAIVAQITAAALMIGYALTGFAVLHTLTLALKSRTFWLGSTYAVVVVFGWPVIAMVILGLADAMFGFRERFLRSRQQPPPLPTP encoded by the coding sequence ATGATGGTTTTTGCACTGATTGGCCTGATCGCCGGCGCTGCGTCGGCCCTGATGTTCGCCTCGATCATTTCGGGCGCGCTGATCTCGCTCGTCCTGTTCTATCTCGCTCCACTGCCGCTGATGGTCGCCGCGATCGGCTGGGGACCGCTTTGCGCCAGCCTCGGCGGCATCGCTGCTGCAATCAGCCTCGGCGCCCTGTTCGGCCTGCCCTATGGCATCGCATTCGCACTCACCGTCGCGCTGCCAGCCTGGTGGCTCGGCCATCTCGCCCTGCTCAGCCGTCCGGTGGGAGCTGTCGCGCCGGAGGCTGCCGCGGAACCCGCCGCCGCACCTGAACTCGAATGGTATCCGGTCGGCCGCATCCTGCTGTGGCTCGCCGGCTTTGCCACGCTGACCACGTTGGCTGCCCTGCTCACGCTCGGGACCGACGCCGAGACCATCCTCGGCACGCTGCGGCGCGGCCTGATGCGCCTCCTCCGCGCCACCGACCCGCAAACCTCCGGCGAAGCCGGTCAGTTCGTCGACGCGCTGGTGCGCATGGCGCCGGCCGGGGCCACCGTCATCGCGATGATGACGCTGACCCTGAACCTCTGGCTCAGCGCCAAGATCACCGCCACGTCGGGCCGGCTGCGGCGCCCGTGGCCGGACTTGAAGACGGCGGAGCTGCCGCCGATGACGCTGGTGGCGCTCTGCATCGCGCTCGCCTTCTGCTTCACCGGCGGGCTCGTCGCGATCGTCGCTCAGATCACCGCGGCGGCGCTGATGATTGGCTACGCGCTGACCGGCTTCGCCGTGCTGCACACCCTCACGCTGGCGCTGAAGAGCCGCACGTTCTGGCTCGGCTCGACCTATGCCGTCGTGGTCGTGTTCGGATGGCCCGTGATCGCAATGGTGATCCTCGGCCTTGCGGACGCCATGTTCGGCTTCCGCGAACGGTTCCTGCGCAGCCGGCAGCAGCCGCCGCCGCTGCCGACCCCCTGA
- a CDS encoding cysteine rich repeat-containing protein: MSKLNFAAIVAAVALSGLASAQSSDPRGACKADYDKFCAGIAPGGGRVVACLTDKRDQLSATCKEALDNRKKK, translated from the coding sequence ATGTCCAAGTTGAACTTTGCCGCTATCGTCGCAGCTGTCGCGCTCTCCGGGCTCGCGTCGGCACAATCGTCCGACCCGCGCGGCGCGTGCAAGGCAGATTACGACAAATTCTGCGCCGGCATCGCGCCCGGTGGCGGCCGCGTCGTCGCCTGCCTCACCGACAAGCGCGATCAGCTCAGCGCAACCTGCAAAGAGGCGCTGGACAACAGGAAGAAGAAGTAA
- the rplI gene encoding 50S ribosomal protein L9, whose product MEVILLERVNKLGQMGEVVKVRDGYARNFLLKRGKALRATADNRAKYDGMKAELEARNLQAKGEASKVAEKIKDKNIIVIRQASEAGQLFGSVTVRDIVMAFEADGVHLDRPQVQLDAPIKTIGKHTVIVAVHPEVEVEITVTVARSQDEAERINRGEDISTRNEDRDAAAEAIAAAGEFFDPEAEHDEVAPAPAAEEK is encoded by the coding sequence ATGGAAGTCATTTTGCTGGAACGCGTCAACAAGCTCGGCCAGATGGGCGAAGTCGTGAAGGTTCGCGACGGCTACGCCCGCAATTTCCTGCTCAAGCGCGGCAAGGCGCTGCGCGCTACCGCCGACAACCGTGCCAAGTATGACGGCATGAAGGCCGAGCTCGAGGCCCGCAACCTCCAGGCCAAGGGCGAAGCCTCCAAGGTCGCCGAGAAGATCAAGGACAAGAACATCATCGTGATCCGCCAGGCTTCCGAAGCCGGCCAGCTGTTCGGCTCGGTCACGGTGCGCGACATCGTCATGGCGTTCGAGGCCGACGGCGTCCACCTCGACCGTCCGCAGGTGCAGCTCGACGCGCCGATCAAGACCATCGGCAAGCACACGGTCATCGTTGCCGTGCACCCCGAGGTCGAGGTCGAGATCACCGTCACGGTTGCGCGCAGCCAGGACGAGGCCGAGCGCATCAACCGCGGCGAGGACATCTCGACCCGCAACGAGGACCGCGACGCGGCCGCCGAGGCGATCGCAGCCGCCGGCGAGTTCTTCGATCCGGAAGCCGAGCACGACGAGGTCGCGCCGGCGCCGGCCGCGGAAGAGAAGTAA
- the alr gene encoding alanine racemase produces MASDPKTLSQSGLLSAEANQAAALAAYGGVLTVDLDAIIANWRKLEKTAVPAECSAVIKADAYGCGAAEVARALSKAGCKTFFVATIEEARKVRAAVPEPTIYVLGGYFQNTGEHYAKINCRPVIGDLNELAEWDVFCRRTGWNGGAAIHIDTGMNRLGLTLTEAQAIIPRINAGDHGITLVMSHLVSAEQLNSPVNARQLAAFRSIASEFAGVPAALANSSGIFLGAPFQFDLVRPGAALYGVNPTPEADNPMQQVVDLKARIVQTRSIERGETVGYGGTWTARRPTKLAIIAVGYADGYFRAASSNDGTRGAEVIVAGKRCPVAGRISMDLIAIDITDLPPNAARRGHMVTLLGEGITVDELAHHFGTIGYEVLTSLGHRYARIYKGGNAEEPLVKPAAVSGAEPPPIEQPAAPPG; encoded by the coding sequence ATGGCGTCCGACCCGAAAACCCTCTCGCAATCCGGCCTTCTCTCTGCCGAGGCCAACCAGGCCGCCGCGCTCGCCGCCTATGGCGGCGTCCTGACCGTCGATCTCGACGCCATCATCGCCAATTGGCGCAAGCTCGAGAAGACGGCGGTGCCGGCCGAATGCTCGGCGGTGATCAAGGCCGATGCCTATGGCTGCGGCGCCGCCGAGGTCGCGCGTGCGCTGAGCAAGGCCGGCTGCAAGACCTTCTTCGTCGCCACCATCGAGGAAGCGCGCAAGGTGCGCGCCGCCGTTCCCGAGCCCACCATCTACGTGCTTGGCGGCTATTTCCAGAACACCGGCGAGCACTACGCCAAGATCAATTGCCGCCCGGTGATCGGCGACCTCAACGAGCTCGCCGAATGGGACGTGTTCTGCCGCCGCACCGGCTGGAACGGAGGGGCTGCGATCCACATCGACACCGGCATGAACCGGCTCGGCCTGACGTTGACCGAAGCGCAGGCCATCATTCCCCGCATCAACGCCGGCGATCACGGCATCACGCTGGTGATGAGCCATCTGGTTTCGGCCGAGCAGCTCAACAGCCCGGTGAACGCCCGGCAGCTCGCCGCCTTCCGCAGCATCGCCAGCGAGTTCGCCGGCGTGCCGGCCGCGCTCGCCAATTCCTCCGGCATCTTCCTGGGCGCGCCGTTCCAGTTCGACCTGGTGCGGCCGGGCGCTGCGCTCTACGGCGTCAACCCGACGCCGGAGGCCGACAATCCGATGCAGCAGGTGGTCGACCTCAAGGCGCGCATCGTGCAGACCCGCAGCATCGAGCGCGGCGAGACCGTCGGCTATGGCGGCACCTGGACCGCGCGGCGGCCGACCAAGCTTGCGATCATCGCAGTCGGCTATGCCGACGGCTATTTCCGCGCGGCCAGCTCCAATGACGGCACCCGCGGCGCCGAGGTCATCGTCGCCGGCAAACGCTGCCCGGTGGCGGGGCGCATCTCCATGGACCTCATCGCGATCGACATCACCGATCTGCCGCCGAACGCGGCGCGGCGCGGCCATATGGTGACGCTGCTCGGCGAGGGCATCACCGTCGACGAGCTCGCGCATCATTTCGGCACGATCGGCTATGAGGTGCTGACCAGCCTCGGCCACCGCTATGCCCGCATCTACAAGGGCGGCAATGCGGAGGAGCCGCTGGTGAAGCCGGCTGCCGTGAGCGGAGCCGAGCCGCCGCCAATCGAGCAGCCCGCGGCCCCGCCGGGCTAA
- a CDS encoding replicative DNA helicase: protein MALTDSNVLKLAPDAGTPAYRSAPHNIEAEQSLLGAILVNNDAFYRVSDFLEAKHFFEPLHQTIFETAGSLIRMGKIATPVTLKTFLPADTDVGGMTIGQYLARLAAEATTIINAQDYGRTVYDLSLRRDLIGIGEDMVNVAYDAPVDFQPRAQIEDAERKLYELAESGRYDGGFQKFSQALTVAVDLAAKAFQRDGKLSGISTGLRDLDTKMGGLQHSDLIIVAGRPGMGKTSLATNIAYNVAKAYVPELQADGTMKAANGGVIGFFSCEMSADQLATRIVAERTGIPSSHIRRGGITEADFEKIRQVSIELQSLPFYVDATGGLSIAQLMARARRLKRQKGLDLLVIDYIQLLSGSGKRSDNRVQEITEITTSLKALAKELNVPVIALSQLSRQVESRDDKRPQLSDLRESGSIEQDADVVLFVFREEYYLAMKEPRPGTEEHAKWQADMERTVGRAEVIIGKQRHGPTGTVELHFDASVTRFGDLAHDGQLPDRSSDY, encoded by the coding sequence ATGGCCCTGACTGATTCGAACGTTCTCAAACTCGCGCCCGATGCCGGAACTCCCGCCTATCGGAGCGCACCGCACAATATCGAGGCGGAACAGAGCCTTCTGGGCGCGATCCTGGTCAACAACGATGCCTTCTACCGCGTCTCCGACTTCCTGGAGGCGAAGCATTTCTTCGAGCCGCTGCACCAGACCATCTTCGAGACCGCCGGCAGCCTGATCCGGATGGGCAAGATCGCAACCCCGGTCACGCTGAAGACCTTCCTGCCCGCGGACACCGATGTCGGCGGCATGACCATCGGGCAATATCTTGCGCGGCTTGCCGCCGAAGCCACCACCATCATCAACGCCCAGGATTACGGCCGCACCGTCTACGACCTGTCGCTCCGGCGCGACCTGATCGGCATCGGCGAGGACATGGTCAATGTCGCCTATGACGCGCCGGTCGATTTCCAACCGCGGGCGCAGATCGAGGACGCCGAGCGCAAGCTTTACGAACTTGCCGAATCCGGCCGCTATGACGGCGGCTTCCAGAAATTCTCGCAGGCCTTGACGGTCGCGGTCGATCTCGCCGCCAAGGCGTTCCAGCGCGACGGCAAGCTGTCGGGCATCTCCACGGGCCTGCGCGACCTCGACACCAAGATGGGCGGCCTGCAGCACTCCGACCTCATCATCGTGGCGGGGCGTCCCGGCATGGGCAAGACGTCGCTGGCCACCAACATCGCCTACAACGTCGCCAAGGCCTATGTGCCGGAGCTTCAGGCCGACGGCACCATGAAGGCCGCCAACGGCGGCGTGATCGGGTTCTTCTCGTGCGAAATGTCGGCCGACCAGCTCGCGACGCGTATCGTCGCCGAGCGCACCGGCATCCCCTCGTCCCACATCCGCCGCGGCGGCATCACGGAAGCCGATTTCGAGAAGATCCGCCAAGTCTCGATCGAGCTGCAATCGCTGCCCTTCTACGTCGACGCCACCGGCGGCCTGTCGATCGCACAGCTGATGGCGCGCGCGCGCCGGCTGAAGCGCCAGAAGGGCCTCGATCTGCTCGTGATCGACTACATCCAGCTGCTCTCGGGTTCAGGCAAGCGGAGCGACAATCGCGTGCAGGAGATCACGGAGATCACGACCAGCCTGAAGGCGCTGGCCAAGGAGCTCAACGTCCCCGTCATCGCGCTGTCGCAGCTCTCGCGTCAGGTCGAATCGCGCGACGACAAGCGGCCGCAGCTGTCGGACCTGCGTGAATCCGGCTCGATCGAGCAGGACGCCGACGTCGTGCTGTTCGTGTTCCGCGAGGAATATTACCTCGCCATGAAGGAGCCCCGCCCCGGCACCGAGGAGCACGCCAAATGGCAGGCCGACATGGAGCGCACGGTGGGCCGCGCCGAAGTCATCATCGGCAAGCAGCGTCACGGTCCGACCGGCACGGTCGAGCTGCACTTCGACGCCTCGGTCACCCGCTTCGGCGACCTCGCGCATGACGGCCAGCTGCCGGACCGCAGTAGCGACTACTAG
- a CDS encoding cyclopropane-fatty-acyl-phospholipid synthase family protein, producing the protein MDRLLRKFLSQFIRRGSMTVTGSSGSTFTVGDGSGEPVAVRFVTAEAERKILVNPELGLGEAYMDSEFVVERGTIADALAILLDQPDLLPQWAKPWWHLRYLARHLKQFNPRSRSRRNVAHHYDLDARLYSLFLDADKQYSCAYFETPETTLDDAQLAKKRHIAAKLLVRPGQRVLDIGSGWGGLGLYLAETTGADVTGVTLSTEQLQIANARAAEKGLSGSARFLLQDYRDAEGPFDRIVSVGMFEHVGAGFYDTYFQRCAELLSENGIMLLHSIGRSQGPDSTNPWIAKYIFPGGYIPALSEVLPAIERAGLLVCDIEILRLHYAETLKAWRERFMARREEAVQLYDERFALMWEFYLAACEMTFRKQAMMNFQIQLTRRQGVVPMTRDYLPREEARLRAREGVAGPKLKLAGE; encoded by the coding sequence ATGGACCGATTGTTGCGTAAATTCCTGTCTCAATTCATCCGCCGCGGGTCGATGACGGTGACCGGCTCCAGTGGGTCGACATTCACCGTCGGCGACGGCAGCGGCGAGCCGGTGGCGGTGCGCTTCGTCACTGCGGAAGCGGAGCGGAAGATCCTCGTCAATCCCGAGCTCGGGCTCGGCGAGGCCTATATGGACAGCGAGTTCGTCGTCGAACGCGGCACCATAGCTGATGCCCTCGCGATCCTGCTCGATCAACCCGACCTATTGCCGCAGTGGGCAAAACCGTGGTGGCACCTGCGCTACCTGGCGCGGCACCTGAAGCAGTTCAATCCGCGCTCGCGGTCCCGCCGCAACGTCGCGCATCATTACGATCTCGACGCCCGGCTGTATTCGCTCTTCCTTGACGCCGACAAGCAATACAGCTGCGCCTATTTCGAGACGCCGGAGACGACGCTCGACGACGCGCAGCTCGCCAAGAAGCGCCACATCGCCGCCAAGCTGCTCGTCAGGCCCGGACAGCGCGTGCTCGACATAGGCTCCGGCTGGGGCGGGCTCGGGCTTTATCTCGCCGAGACCACCGGCGCCGATGTCACCGGCGTAACGCTGTCGACCGAGCAATTGCAGATCGCCAATGCGCGCGCCGCGGAAAAGGGCCTGTCCGGCTCGGCCCGATTCCTGCTCCAGGACTATCGCGACGCCGAAGGCCCGTTCGACCGCATCGTCTCGGTCGGCATGTTCGAGCATGTCGGCGCCGGCTTCTACGATACCTATTTTCAGCGCTGCGCCGAGCTGCTCAGCGAGAACGGCATCATGCTGCTGCATTCGATCGGCCGCTCGCAGGGCCCGGATTCGACCAACCCCTGGATCGCCAAATACATCTTCCCCGGCGGCTACATCCCGGCCTTGTCGGAAGTGCTGCCGGCGATCGAGCGCGCCGGCCTCTTGGTCTGCGATATCGAGATCCTGCGCCTGCACTACGCGGAAACGCTGAAAGCCTGGCGGGAACGTTTCATGGCGCGGCGTGAGGAGGCCGTGCAGCTCTACGACGAGCGCTTCGCGCTGATGTGGGAATTCTATCTGGCGGCTTGCGAGATGACGTTCCGCAAGCAAGCCATGATGAATTTCCAGATCCAGCTCACGCGCCGCCAGGGCGTGGTGCCGATGACCCGTGACTACTTGCCGCGCGAAGAAGCCCGGCTGCGCGCCCGCGAAGGCGTGGCTGGACCGAAGCTCAAACTCGCCGGTGAATAG
- a CDS encoding exodeoxyribonuclease III, with product MKIATFNINNINRRLPNLLAWLRAAKPDVVALQELKASDGEFPAAAIEKAGYGAVWRGQKTWNGVAILARKTAPILTRDRLPGRPGDHEARYIEAAVRGIIVTSIYLPNGNPQPGPKFDYKLDWFARLKRHANTFIQQDLPVVLAGDYNVAPTEIDIYPTRSWDKDALVQPKSRAAYASLVSQGWCDAIRELHPEKRIYTFWDYKRNRWPRDAGLRLDHLLLSPALASRLAKAGVDKKVRGEEGASDHAPAWVVLR from the coding sequence ATGAAGATCGCGACATTCAACATCAACAACATCAACCGCCGCCTGCCCAATCTGTTGGCATGGCTGCGCGCGGCAAAGCCCGATGTCGTTGCGCTTCAGGAATTGAAGGCAAGTGATGGCGAATTTCCGGCGGCCGCGATCGAAAAAGCCGGTTATGGCGCGGTGTGGCGCGGACAGAAGACCTGGAATGGCGTCGCCATCCTCGCCCGCAAGACCGCGCCAATCCTGACCCGCGACCGCTTGCCCGGAAGACCCGGGGATCACGAAGCCCGCTACATCGAGGCCGCCGTGCGCGGCATCATCGTCACCAGCATCTATCTGCCCAACGGCAATCCGCAACCGGGACCGAAATTCGACTACAAGCTCGACTGGTTCGCGCGCCTCAAGCGTCACGCCAACACTTTCATCCAGCAGGATCTGCCCGTCGTGCTCGCCGGCGACTACAACGTCGCGCCCACCGAGATCGACATCTATCCCACGCGCTCATGGGACAAGGATGCGCTGGTCCAGCCCAAGAGCCGCGCGGCCTATGCCTCGCTGGTGTCGCAGGGCTGGTGCGATGCGATCCGCGAATTGCATCCGGAAAAACGCATCTACACATTCTGGGACTACAAGCGGAACCGGTGGCCGCGCGATGCGGGCCTGCGGCTCGATCATCTCCTGCTCAGCCCCGCCCTGGCCTCACGGCTGGCGAAGGCTGGCGTGGACAAGAAGGTGCGCGGCGAGGAAGGCGCCAGCGACCACGCGCCGGCATGGGTGGTGCTGCGGTAA
- the treZ gene encoding malto-oligosyltrehalose trehalohydrolase: protein MVQTLGIAGQARRHGAQIVDDGVSFNLWAPTARSVELLETGRPPRRMSRDDDGWYQMLSPTAHAGTRYQFRINEDLIVPDPASLFQPDDVGAASKVVDTAALRDPIPYPGRPWAEAVIYELHVGTFSEEGTYAGVEKRLPYLRDLGITAVELMPINDVPGRHNWGYDGVLLNAPNARYGSPHDLKRLLRAAHALDIMVYLDVVYNHFGPQLNYLHSYAENFFNKRHTTGWGPAVNLEGRDGAFVREFLVENALMWLRDYGFDGLRFDAVHALKDDSERHFLIELAESVRHELPGRRVHLMLENEANQAHLLDRVAGRPKYYDAQWGDDFHNALHVLLTGEDEGYYRAFADKPLEHLARSLTEGFAYQGEVFALHNERRGEPSAHLPPEATIFFAQNHDQIGNRALGERLSRLVDPDKLGQAMALVLLNPHIPMLFMGEEAAVETPFLFFADWTGEAAELTREGRRKEFSHFKAFSTPEMRARIPDPCDEGTFQASKLDWSSIDHSPGCAGFRALTTRLLTIRRERIVPLIAQGFVSAQRELIGGDPRQGAIDVRWLTRRGETLQIVANFADHPLPMPALVAGECLWRGGPADERSLRPGDIIVRLGQA, encoded by the coding sequence TTGGTTCAGACATTGGGAATAGCCGGACAGGCCCGGCGCCACGGCGCTCAAATCGTCGATGATGGGGTCAGCTTCAACCTCTGGGCGCCGACCGCCCGATCGGTGGAGTTGCTGGAGACCGGCCGGCCGCCGCGGCGGATGTCGCGCGATGACGACGGCTGGTATCAGATGCTCAGCCCGACCGCCCATGCCGGCACGCGCTACCAGTTCAGGATCAACGAGGATCTGATCGTCCCGGACCCTGCCTCGTTATTCCAGCCGGATGACGTCGGCGCGGCAAGCAAGGTGGTCGATACGGCGGCGCTGCGGGATCCCATCCCTTATCCGGGCCGCCCATGGGCGGAGGCCGTCATCTACGAGCTGCATGTCGGCACCTTCAGCGAAGAGGGGACCTATGCGGGGGTCGAGAAGCGACTGCCTTATCTGCGCGATCTCGGCATTACTGCCGTCGAGCTGATGCCGATCAACGATGTCCCCGGGCGGCACAATTGGGGCTATGACGGCGTGCTGCTGAACGCGCCCAATGCCCGCTACGGCAGTCCGCACGATCTCAAGCGGCTGTTGCGGGCCGCCCACGCGCTCGACATCATGGTCTATCTCGATGTGGTCTATAACCACTTTGGCCCGCAGTTGAACTACCTGCACAGCTACGCCGAGAATTTCTTCAACAAGCGTCACACCACCGGTTGGGGACCTGCGGTCAACCTGGAGGGCCGCGACGGCGCGTTCGTGCGGGAGTTCCTGGTCGAGAATGCCTTGATGTGGTTGCGAGACTACGGCTTCGACGGGCTGCGTTTCGATGCCGTCCACGCCCTGAAGGACGATTCCGAGCGGCATTTCCTCATTGAGCTTGCCGAGAGCGTCAGGCACGAATTGCCGGGCCGGCGCGTGCATCTGATGCTGGAGAATGAAGCCAATCAGGCGCACCTGCTCGATCGCGTGGCAGGACGCCCGAAATATTACGACGCCCAATGGGGCGACGATTTCCACAATGCGCTTCATGTCCTGCTGACGGGAGAAGACGAGGGATATTACCGCGCGTTTGCGGACAAGCCGCTCGAGCACCTGGCGCGATCGCTCACCGAGGGTTTTGCCTATCAGGGTGAAGTCTTCGCCCTTCACAACGAGCGACGCGGCGAGCCAAGTGCGCATCTGCCGCCGGAAGCCACGATCTTCTTCGCGCAGAACCATGACCAGATTGGCAACCGGGCTCTGGGTGAGCGACTGTCACGATTGGTCGACCCGGACAAGCTCGGCCAGGCGATGGCGCTGGTCCTGCTCAATCCGCACATTCCCATGCTGTTCATGGGTGAGGAAGCCGCCGTCGAAACGCCGTTCCTGTTCTTCGCAGACTGGACCGGAGAAGCTGCCGAGTTGACGCGGGAAGGGCGGCGCAAGGAGTTTTCGCACTTCAAGGCATTTTCGACCCCCGAGATGCGCGCCAGGATTCCGGACCCGTGCGACGAGGGGACCTTTCAGGCCTCGAAGCTCGACTGGAGCAGCATCGATCATTCTCCCGGCTGCGCGGGCTTTCGGGCCTTGACGACGCGATTGCTGACGATCCGACGCGAGAGGATCGTGCCGCTCATCGCGCAAGGTTTCGTTTCGGCGCAGCGCGAGCTGATCGGCGGCGATCCTCGTCAGGGCGCGATTGATGTGCGCTGGCTGACGAGGAGGGGAGAGACCTTGCAGATCGTCGCCAACTTCGCCGACCATCCGCTTCCGATGCCGGCTTTGGTCGCAGGCGAATGCCTGTGGCGCGGCGGGCCGGCGGACGAACGATCGCTGCGGCCTGGCGACATCATCGTACGACTTGGTCAGGCATGA